One region of Eurosta solidaginis isolate ZX-2024a chromosome X, ASM4086904v1, whole genome shotgun sequence genomic DNA includes:
- the LOC137234232 gene encoding transmembrane 9 superfamily member 2-like, with the protein MPVTWCYPLDNDKQYCSTGFPMGCFVHSDSDEACLVNPNYNRRGFYYIFNHMDLRITYHSGQPEGKIDCDNTDPLAIKSNTLGRGEQLSIVYTYSVLFNMDNSVKWSSRWDYILESMPHTNIQWFSILNSLIIVLFLSGMVAMIMLRTLHKDIARYNQMGNGEDAQEELKLVVSVI; encoded by the exons ATGCCTGTTACATGGTGCTACCCATTGGATAATGATAAACAGTATTGTAGCACGGGATTTCCTATGGGTTGCTTTGTTCACTCAGATAGCGATGAAGCATGTCTTGTTAATCCCAATTATAATCGCCGaggcttttattatatttttaatcatatggATTTACGAATAACGTACCATAGTGGTCAACCTGAGGGGAAG ATAGATTGCGATAATACCGATCCCCTCGCTATTAAAAGTAATACACTAGGTCGTGGCGAACAGCTTTCCATCGTTTATACATACAGTGTTCTGTTCAATATGGATAATTCGGTAAAATGGTCATCACGATGGGATTATATATTAGAATCAATGCCACATACAAATATCCAGTGGTTTTCTATTCTAAATTCCCTAATAATAGTGCTGTTTTTGTCGGGTATGGTAGCTATGATAATGCTAAGAACACTGCATAAGGATATTGCACGTTACAATCAAATGGGTAATGGTGAGGATGCCCAAGAGGAATTAAAG TTGGTTGTGTCGGTAATATAA